The Salvia miltiorrhiza cultivar Shanhuang (shh) chromosome 1, IMPLAD_Smil_shh, whole genome shotgun sequence genome has a window encoding:
- the LOC131005335 gene encoding pentatricopeptide repeat-containing protein At4g01400, mitochondrial-like, producing MPNAIFLNYMKQLQRNTRSISSFFNVADIPRVSCSYCSAPVNRDQEDEQEYRDRQKDHEPKEKTEPSICSPARIRKLIASQTDPLLAKEIFDLASHQPNFRHSYATYHTLILKLGRSRHFSLMNAIISSLKSLDYSISPSLFTHIIQIYGDANLPEKALKTFYTILEFNIKPRQKHLNCILEILVANSDFLRPAFDLFRAAHRYGVSPNTNSYNIMMRAFCLNGDLSIAYTLFNHMFKRNVLPDVESYRILMQALCRKSQVNKAVDLLEDMLNKGFVPDTLSYTSLLSSLCRKKKLKEAYKLLCRMKVKGCNPDIVHYNTVISGYCKVGCAADACKVLDDMSSNGCLPNLLSYQNIVGGLCNQGMYDEAKMYIKVMVSKEFRPHLSVVHMLVKGFCKLGKLEDACEVLIELLMHGNVPHTETWAEIVARICEEDDAEAIGEAMKEVVKVEIKSDTRIVDAGVGLEEYLMRKMKSRSRVS from the coding sequence ATGCCGAATGCCATTTTCCTCAATTACATGAAGCAGTTGCAAAGAAACACACGTAGCATCTCCTCATTCTTCAATGTTGCTGATATTCCAAGAGTTTCTTGTTCATACTGTTCAGCACCCGTTAATCGTGATCAAGAAGATGAACAAGAGTATAGAGACAGACAAAAGGATCATGAACCAAAGGAGAAAACAGAACCTTCTATTTGCTCTCCAGCTCGAATCCGAAAGTTGATAGCTTCTCAAACAGATCCACTCCTGGCAAAGGAAATCTTTGACTTGGCTTCACATCAGCCCAACTTCCGGCATTCTTATGCTACCTATCATACCCTTATTCTCAAACTCGGCCGGTCTCGCCACTTCTCTCTCATGAATGCCATCATCTCAAGCCTCAAGTCCCTTGATTATTCCATTTCCCCTTCTCTCTTTACTCACATCATCCAGATATATGGTGATGCAAACCTACCCGAGAAAGCTCTCAAAACTTTCTATACAATTCTCGAATTCAACATTAAGCCACGTCAGAAGCACCTCAACTGCATCCTTGAAATTCTTGTTGCTAACAGTGACTTCCTGCGCCCTGCATTTGACCTGTTCCGGGCTGCCCACAGATACGGAGTCTCCCCCAACACAAATTCCTACAACATAATGATGCGAGCCTTTTGTCTGAACGGCGACTTGAGCATTGCATATACTTTGTTCAATCACATGTTTAAGCGTAATGTTCTTCCTGATGTGGAATCATATCGGATTCTAATGCAAGCACTGTGCAGGAAGAGTCAGGTGAATAAAGCTGTCGATTTATTGGAGGACATGCTAAATAAAGGGTTTGTACCCGACACTTTAAGCTACACCTCTCTATTGAGTAGCTTGTGCAGGAAAAAAAAGCTGAAGGAGGCGTACAAGCTTCTCTGTCGGATGAAAGTGAAGGGATGCAATCCTGATATCGTCCATTATAATACAGTTATCTCGGGTTATTGCAAGGTAGGTTGTGCTGCTGATGCCTGTAAGGTTCTTGATGACATGTCTTCAAATGGATGCTTGCCAAATCTGTTATCATATCAAAATATAGTTGGGGGCTTATGCAATCAGGGCATGTACGACGAGGCCAAGATGTATATTAAGGTAATGGTGTCCAAGGAGTTTCGTCCACATCTTTCCGTTGTACATATGCTTGTGAAAGGCTTTTGTAAACTTGGTAAACTCGAGGATGCTTGTGAAGTGTTGATCGAGTTGTTGATGCATGGGAACGTCCCACATACCGAGACTTGGGCTGAAATCGTAGCGAGGATCTGTGAGGAAGATGATGCAGAAGCAATAGGAGAAGCCATGAAAGAGGTTGTGAAGGTGGAGATAAAGTCTGATACTAGAATAGTGGATGCTGGTGTTGGATTGGAGGAGTACttgatgaggaagatgaagagTAGGTCAAGGGTAAGTTGA